Below is a window of Bacillota bacterium DNA.
CTCCACAACCCTAAGGGCCCCGCAATGAGTTTGGAGAAACCCTTTGCACTATGATAGTATTGAGTCAGGGAGGGTTTCCAAATGAAGTCACGCCAGTATTCTGATGAGTTCAAGGAGGAGATCATTCAAGAGTGCCAAGAAGTAGGGAATGTCGCACTTGTTGCCAGGCGCTATGAGATTTCTCCCAACACCATCCATACTTGGCTGAGGAAGTACCGACAGTTGGGCACCGTTAGGAGCCTTA
It encodes the following:
- a CDS encoding transposase: MKSRQYSDEFKEEIIQECQEVGNVALVARRYEISPNTIHTWLRKYRQLGTVRSL